A region from the Caldicellulosiruptor naganoensis genome encodes:
- a CDS encoding helix-turn-helix domain-containing protein: protein MEKEVLNFEEAAKFLEISSKTFNQLLKDEDIPARKIGREWRFSKKALLEWLGKGSSRDYFKNQTITRFEEVKSGKTENLISHAKEILDTIAQEKSITIEDKRFEFPDNVEMEVKIKKRVDTIKFELEFEWQNEEKGDEEDE from the coding sequence ATGGAAAAAGAGGTTTTGAACTTTGAAGAGGCGGCTAAGTTTTTGGAGATATCAAGCAAGACATTTAATCAGCTTTTAAAGGATGAAGATATCCCCGCACGAAAGATCGGAAGAGAGTGGCGGTTTTCAAAAAAAGCCTTGCTTGAGTGGCTTGGGAAAGGCTCCTCAAGGGATTATTTCAAAAATCAAACTATTACACGGTTCGAAGAAGTAAAAAGTGGAAAAACTGAAAACTTAATCTCTCACGCAAAAGAGATACTCGACACAATTGCACAAGAAAAATCAATTACCATTGAAGACAAAAGATTTGAATTTCCTGATAACGTAGAGATGGAGGTAAAAATTAAAAAAAGAGTTGACACCATCAAGTTTGAGCTTGAATTTGAATGGCAGAACGAAGAAAAAGGAGATGAAGAGGATGAATAA
- a CDS encoding MFS transporter codes for MNNKNSKIQEKKVFGIPWNAFIFGFVSFLNDFSSELTIRALPLFLKNVLNTKTSIIGLIEGVADSTATILKIFSGYLSDKLNQRKWLVTLGYGLSAISKPLLYFANNWVFVLIIRFLDRVGKGIRTSPRDALIANTTKKEELGKAFGFNRAMDPAGAILALLVGSVVIYFSSKNAIRLTDHLFKILVLISIFPVFIALFLIVAFAVDVKNGSSSANKVNLSLKGFDKRFKLYLLTIAIFTLGNSSDAFLILQAQNRGLSILEIFLMLAAFNFITTISAYPAGLLSDRIKRQHLIVAGWIVYALIYLGFGLATKTYQIVILYILYGLYYGLTEGVEKALVADLVEPEKRGTAYGLYNGAVGIFAFPASLIAGFLWQYISPSAPFIFGAVLAIIASISLLKVLSLKRD; via the coding sequence ATGAATAACAAGAATTCAAAAATTCAGGAAAAGAAAGTCTTTGGTATACCGTGGAATGCGTTCATATTTGGCTTTGTGAGCTTTTTAAACGACTTTTCAAGTGAGCTGACAATAAGAGCACTTCCTCTTTTTTTGAAAAATGTCCTGAACACAAAAACATCTATTATAGGGCTTATAGAAGGAGTGGCAGATTCAACTGCAACAATTTTAAAAATCTTCTCAGGGTATCTTTCTGACAAGTTAAATCAGCGAAAATGGCTTGTCACTTTGGGCTATGGCCTTTCTGCAATTTCAAAACCGCTTTTGTACTTCGCAAACAACTGGGTATTTGTATTGATAATAAGGTTTCTCGACAGAGTGGGCAAGGGTATTAGAACATCTCCAAGAGATGCACTAATTGCAAACACCACAAAAAAAGAAGAGCTTGGAAAGGCGTTTGGTTTTAATAGAGCAATGGACCCGGCAGGTGCAATACTGGCACTTTTGGTAGGTTCTGTAGTTATCTATTTTTCTTCAAAAAATGCCATCAGACTCACAGATCATCTATTTAAGATTTTAGTTTTAATTTCAATCTTCCCAGTATTTATTGCCCTTTTTCTCATAGTTGCATTTGCTGTAGATGTTAAAAATGGAAGCAGCAGTGCAAACAAAGTGAACCTTTCTTTAAAAGGTTTTGACAAAAGATTTAAGCTGTATCTTCTCACAATTGCAATCTTCACACTTGGTAACTCTTCAGATGCGTTTTTGATACTTCAAGCTCAAAACAGAGGTTTGAGTATCTTAGAGATATTTTTGATGTTAGCGGCATTTAACTTTATCACCACAATCAGTGCATATCCTGCAGGACTTCTTTCAGATAGAATAAAACGTCAACATTTAATTGTCGCTGGCTGGATTGTGTATGCCTTGATTTACTTGGGCTTCGGCCTTGCAACAAAGACATATCAAATAGTTATATTGTACATTCTATACGGTCTATATTATGGTCTTACAGAAGGTGTTGAAAAGGCACTTGTTGCTGATTTAGTTGAGCCTGAAAAAAGAGGAACCGCTTATGGACTTTACAATGGTGCAGTTGGAATATTTGCATTTCCTGCAAGCTTGATAGCTGGATTTTTGTGGCAGTATATCTCACCTTCCGCACCGTTTATATTTGGTGCAGTCCTTGCAATTATTGCTTCTATATCTCTTTTGAAAGTGCTTAGCTTAAAAAGAGATTAA
- a CDS encoding IS1634 family transposase — MFVKITNAGGYQYVRLVENYRENGKVKQRVLFNFGRLDILKDDPAFKNIVKKLSDIVAETTTENAKAVTIESEEDISDAVVKNWGYIVYRKLWQELEIDKFLKGKAAKERKIKFDVDKVSFLMTIQRLIEPMSKLRTYHQRSKYFGFEEDIDLNQLYRCLDFLDSVKEDLETYLYQRNKDLFKMVVDVVFYDVTTIYFESCRADELKNFGFSKDNKVNEVQVVLGLLVDKEGRPIGYELFPGNTIDSKTMVKILRKLKEKFSIDKIIIVADKGLNSRINLKMIKEAGYDYIVASRLKNASKEILDEVFNEEGYKRLDGKRCLNAEEIYGDEFKYKVLERTNIVKDEEGKEFKIEENLIITYSSKRAKKDKEDRERLVRKAKELLENKGSITALEKKGARKYLKKKSKSEEYVLDEEAIKRDEKFDGYYAIQTSKKDMDVEEVLGAYHDLWKIEQSFRVMKSCLEVRPIYHFTESRIKGHFVICFLAFLLQRTLEYILRRKGKGISSERIMEAIYSMNFFEIEIKGKKYLIKQKIEGEAGDILNVMKIKGPKNFMTYEEGLEFIGISK, encoded by the coding sequence ATGTTTGTCAAAATTACTAATGCTGGCGGTTATCAGTATGTTAGGTTAGTCGAAAATTACCGTGAAAATGGTAAAGTAAAGCAAAGAGTACTATTTAACTTTGGTAGACTTGATATTCTCAAAGATGACCCCGCTTTTAAAAACATTGTAAAAAAACTATCTGATATTGTCGCTGAAACAACTACTGAGAATGCAAAAGCTGTTACTATTGAATCTGAAGAAGATATTTCGGATGCAGTTGTAAAAAACTGGGGATACATTGTATACAGAAAGTTATGGCAGGAGCTTGAAATTGATAAGTTTTTAAAAGGGAAAGCAGCAAAAGAGAGAAAGATAAAATTTGATGTAGACAAAGTAAGTTTTTTAATGACCATACAGAGATTGATAGAGCCAATGAGCAAACTAAGAACTTATCATCAGAGAAGCAAATATTTTGGATTTGAAGAGGATATAGATTTGAATCAATTGTACAGGTGTTTAGATTTTCTTGACAGTGTAAAAGAAGATTTAGAGACATACCTGTATCAGAGAAATAAAGACTTATTTAAGATGGTAGTTGATGTAGTGTTTTATGATGTGACGACAATATACTTTGAGAGTTGTAGAGCGGATGAACTTAAAAATTTTGGGTTTAGCAAAGACAACAAGGTAAATGAAGTGCAAGTTGTATTAGGGCTTTTGGTGGACAAAGAAGGCAGACCGATAGGGTATGAACTTTTTCCTGGTAATACGATAGATAGCAAGACGATGGTAAAGATACTGAGGAAGCTGAAGGAAAAATTTAGTATAGATAAGATAATAATAGTAGCAGACAAAGGGCTTAACAGCAGAATAAATTTAAAGATGATAAAAGAAGCTGGGTACGACTATATAGTAGCAAGCAGATTAAAGAATGCAAGTAAAGAAATTTTAGATGAAGTTTTTAATGAAGAAGGATATAAAAGACTTGATGGCAAAAGATGTTTGAATGCTGAAGAAATTTATGGTGATGAATTCAAATATAAGGTATTGGAAAGAACAAATATTGTCAAGGATGAAGAGGGTAAAGAGTTCAAAATAGAAGAGAATTTGATAATAACGTATTCAAGCAAGAGAGCCAAGAAAGACAAAGAAGACAGAGAGAGATTGGTAAGAAAAGCCAAAGAGCTTTTAGAGAACAAAGGAAGCATAACAGCCTTAGAAAAGAAAGGTGCAAGGAAATATTTGAAGAAGAAATCAAAATCAGAAGAATATGTATTGGATGAGGAAGCGATAAAACGAGATGAGAAATTTGACGGTTATTATGCAATTCAAACGAGCAAAAAGGATATGGATGTAGAAGAGGTTTTAGGAGCATATCACGATTTATGGAAGATAGAACAGTCATTCAGAGTAATGAAAAGCTGTTTAGAAGTGCGACCGATATATCACTTTACAGAAAGCAGAATAAAAGGACATTTTGTGATATGTTTTTTGGCATTTTTACTGCAAAGGACATTGGAATATATTTTGAGGAGAAAAGGTAAAGGAATAAGTAGTGAAAGGATAATGGAAGCAATATATTCAATGAACTTTTTTGAAATAGAGATAAAAGGGAAGAAATATTTGATAAAGCAAAAAATTGAGGGAGAAGCTGGAGATATACTGAATGTAATGAAGATAAAGGGTCCAAAAAACTTCATGACATATGAGGAAGGCTTAGAATTTATTGGTATTAGCAAATGA